A genome region from Candidatus Dependentiae bacterium includes the following:
- a CDS encoding DMT family transporter has product MLIVCILRTIFASTYLIGKQSLLLIKPIFLVGSRISICGVLFLAYYVMRHKKIKVEKKHIWIFLQIALFKVYIPYVFDTVAAQYVSSHKWALIYTCTPFITAVFSYFMLHERFGVMKLWGLAFGLLGFIPILFIANTEEVVSSSMYYIPECLIVISMIAYAYGWIITKKIVHCYDALLINGISLSIGGALSLLTSFFVESNVLLPSCTIYESCFWIIIGILANMSSYQLYVVLLKTHSPTLLSFTGLLDPIFIAFFNWLLFAQQISLYFFYSICLLSLGLYIFYKGEKTPSRMYNS; this is encoded by the coding sequence ATGTTAATTGTTTGTATTTTACGCACTATTTTTGCCAGTACTTATTTGATAGGTAAACAAAGTTTATTGCTTATAAAACCAATTTTTTTAGTTGGAAGCCGCATATCAATATGCGGCGTCCTTTTTTTGGCTTACTATGTAATGAGGCATAAAAAAATAAAGGTTGAAAAAAAACATATTTGGATATTCCTTCAAATTGCTTTGTTTAAGGTGTATATTCCATATGTTTTCGATACAGTTGCTGCACAATATGTTTCTTCACACAAATGGGCCTTAATTTATACCTGCACGCCATTTATTACGGCTGTATTTTCATATTTCATGCTACATGAACGATTTGGCGTTATGAAATTGTGGGGACTGGCGTTTGGTCTATTGGGATTTATTCCCATATTGTTCATTGCTAATACCGAGGAAGTTGTTTCCAGCTCTATGTATTATATACCCGAATGTTTAATCGTTATTTCTATGATAGCCTATGCATATGGTTGGATCATAACAAAAAAAATAGTTCATTGTTATGATGCTCTTTTAATAAATGGTATAAGCTTATCTATTGGAGGAGCTTTGTCATTATTAACTTCATTCTTTGTTGAATCAAATGTATTACTACCATCATGTACGATATATGAATCATGTTTTTGGATTATTATAGGTATTTTAGCCAATATGAGTTCGTATCAACTTTATGTTGTATTACTTAAAACTCATTCTCCTACATTACTTTCATTTACCGGTTTACTAGATCCAATTTTTATAGCTTTTTTTAATTGGTTATTATTTGCGCAACAAATTTCTTTATATTTCTTCTATTCAATATGTTTGCTTAGTTTAGGGCTTTATATTTTTTATAAAGGTGAAAAAACACCTTCACGTATGTATAACTCATAA
- a CDS encoding peptidylprolyl isomerase, which translates to MITVIRKHIKSKFFKYIIWFFIVIFAIVFIAPNLGERLQGPQWIARVNDIEIDGPSFYRATAKQEYNIRIMREQYGAYADMFMQMLGLNRDPKVLAYEELIREAVVDEVAQSIPLYISDDYVDQKFNDPLFVQQSGLYNTLPLGFFTPQGIDEQALSFYLARMGMSVAQFETVIEQALARYTALELAGIANYTPRYMVNDAVSSEISERKYAIIAFALDAIEAEEKKKEITDADLKAFFDAHTKNYWVPEQRAGVVWEFNPSLYGITISDNEIQNFYDKHKVRKYVDAPSKVQVRRILLKFSETEPKELLYQRAQALRAELMQHPDTFADKAKELSEDEESAKNGGLLPFFSKGDHDPTFERKSFVLKNNGDISEVFQTENGIELVQRVDKKPMQFKPLSQVKDEIKQTLLHQTFAKKFSNDMKKIIDSTGIDEAALTPFLKEKKSKERTIPLTSKDDTKRMQMLFKLKDGEAGFFVENEVGYIVQLKEIKQRYLPQLETIKSVVRNHLVEDRAQKALAQRIKQASTEIRTSSAQAVAEKYAGSLQETDFIKQDSKDALEALNKKGIPADKMLQLEKKSAVGTHIDNDGGYVLYVLDVSEGDKEAFNEHKAEIESRVQNERKGLFVQGFVASLSRNATIETNNSVFTLNEAQAV; encoded by the coding sequence ATGATCACTGTTATACGCAAACATATTAAATCTAAATTTTTTAAATATATTATTTGGTTTTTTATAGTTATTTTTGCAATCGTATTTATAGCGCCTAATTTAGGTGAGCGATTACAAGGGCCACAATGGATTGCTCGAGTAAATGATATTGAAATTGATGGACCTTCGTTTTATCGGGCAACGGCAAAACAAGAATATAATATTCGTATTATGCGTGAACAGTATGGTGCCTATGCAGATATGTTCATGCAAATGTTAGGATTAAATCGAGATCCAAAAGTTTTAGCTTATGAAGAATTGATTCGTGAAGCAGTGGTTGACGAAGTTGCTCAATCGATACCTCTTTATATTAGTGACGATTATGTGGATCAAAAATTTAATGACCCTTTATTTGTCCAACAATCAGGCTTATATAATACATTGCCGCTAGGTTTTTTCACTCCGCAAGGGATTGATGAACAGGCGCTGAGTTTTTATCTTGCACGTATGGGAATGAGTGTTGCTCAATTTGAGACGGTTATTGAACAAGCCCTTGCACGTTATACTGCACTTGAACTTGCAGGTATTGCTAATTATACACCACGTTATATGGTCAATGATGCTGTTAGTAGCGAAATTTCTGAGAGAAAGTATGCTATTATTGCTTTTGCGTTGGATGCGATTGAGGCTGAAGAAAAGAAAAAAGAGATTACTGATGCAGATTTGAAAGCATTTTTTGATGCACATACAAAAAACTATTGGGTCCCAGAGCAACGTGCTGGAGTTGTTTGGGAATTTAACCCATCATTATATGGCATCACAATTTCAGACAATGAAATACAAAACTTTTACGATAAGCATAAAGTAAGAAAATATGTTGATGCGCCATCAAAAGTGCAAGTAAGACGTATTTTATTAAAATTTTCTGAAACAGAACCAAAAGAGTTGCTTTATCAACGAGCTCAAGCGTTGCGCGCAGAATTGATGCAACATCCGGATACTTTTGCAGATAAAGCAAAAGAGCTTTCTGAGGATGAAGAGTCTGCAAAAAATGGTGGTTTGTTGCCATTTTTCTCAAAAGGTGATCATGATCCGACTTTTGAGCGTAAATCATTTGTGTTGAAGAATAATGGTGATATTTCAGAAGTGTTTCAAACAGAGAATGGTATTGAGTTGGTGCAACGTGTTGATAAAAAACCGATGCAGTTTAAGCCATTATCTCAAGTAAAGGATGAAATCAAGCAAACGTTATTGCACCAAACATTTGCAAAAAAATTCAGCAATGACATGAAAAAAATTATAGATTCAACCGGTATTGATGAAGCTGCATTGACCCCTTTCCTTAAAGAAAAAAAGAGCAAAGAACGCACTATTCCATTAACATCTAAAGATGATACAAAGCGTATGCAAATGCTCTTTAAGCTTAAAGATGGCGAGGCAGGCTTTTTTGTTGAAAATGAAGTAGGTTATATAGTGCAATTAAAAGAAATAAAGCAGCGTTATTTGCCTCAGTTGGAAACCATAAAGTCGGTAGTGAGAAATCATTTGGTTGAAGATCGTGCCCAAAAAGCGTTGGCACAACGTATTAAACAAGCTTCAACTGAAATAAGAACCTCTTCTGCACAAGCGGTAGCTGAAAAATATGCCGGATCTTTACAGGAAACTGACTTTATTAAGCAAGATAGCAAAGATGCGCTAGAAGCTTTGAATAAGAAAGGAATTCCTGCAGATAAAATGTTACAATTAGAAAAAAAATCTGCCGTAGGAACCCATATTGATAATGATGGAGGCTATGTTTTGTATGTATTGGATGTTTCTGAGGGTGACAAAGAAGCATTTAATGAGCATAAAGCAGAGATTGAAAGTCGTGTGCAAAACGAGAGAAAGGGGCTATTTGTTCAAGGTTTTGTTGCTTCTTTATCTAGAAATGCTACAATTGAAACTAATAACTCAGTATTTACTTTAAACGAAGCGCAGGCAGTATGA
- the rpmI gene encoding 50S ribosomal protein L35 produces the protein MAKVKMKSLSAAKKRFKRVGKGKVKRAKAYRRHLLTKKGPKRRRDLRQGGLICAADLKNILSLLPR, from the coding sequence ATGGCTAAAGTAAAAATGAAAAGTTTATCAGCCGCTAAAAAACGTTTTAAGCGTGTTGGTAAAGGAAAAGTAAAAAGAGCAAAAGCATATCGTCGTCATTTATTGACCAAAAAAGGTCCAAAAAGAAGACGTGATTTGCGCCAAGGCGGTTTAATTTGTGCAGCAGATTTAAAAAATATTTTATCTTTGCTTCCAAGATAG
- a CDS encoding TIGR00282 family metallophosphoesterase, producing MNHLRILFIGDVVGSPGRTMFQKHIDRVRKENNIDAVIVNGENSDGRGRGITSRIVGFFKHNGADIVTSGNHIWANKEIYSYLENNTDLLRPANYPSETPGVGVTTFSCKGHTIAIINLIGRVFMRDHVTCPFRAAESILTYLRDKTKMIFVDMHAETTSEKAGMGYFLDGKVSGVVGTHTHVQTADERILPKGTAFITDLGMTGALNSMLGMKKEPIIQHFIKQMPVKFSVEESAPLMMTGAWIEVDISTGKAIKIERIRVIDEEIHFESN from the coding sequence ATGAATCATTTAAGAATACTTTTTATTGGAGATGTTGTCGGATCTCCTGGTCGTACGATGTTTCAAAAACATATCGATCGTGTCCGCAAAGAAAATAATATTGATGCAGTTATTGTTAATGGAGAAAATAGCGACGGCCGTGGCCGTGGTATTACTTCTCGTATAGTAGGATTTTTTAAGCATAATGGTGCTGATATAGTAACGTCAGGAAATCATATTTGGGCTAATAAAGAAATCTATAGTTATTTAGAGAATAATACTGATTTATTACGTCCTGCTAATTATCCATCAGAAACGCCTGGTGTTGGTGTAACAACATTTAGCTGTAAGGGACATACTATTGCGATAATAAACTTAATTGGTCGCGTTTTTATGCGTGACCATGTAACCTGTCCTTTTCGTGCAGCAGAATCAATTTTGACCTATTTAAGGGATAAGACTAAGATGATTTTTGTTGATATGCATGCAGAAACTACTTCAGAAAAAGCGGGTATGGGGTATTTTCTTGATGGAAAAGTATCCGGTGTGGTGGGTACGCATACACATGTACAAACAGCTGATGAACGTATTTTACCCAAAGGTACTGCATTTATTACTGATTTAGGTATGACCGGAGCATTAAATTCTATGTTAGGCATGAAAAAAGAACCGATCATTCAGCACTTTATAAAACAAATGCCGGTGAAATTTTCTGTTGAAGAATCAGCGCCGCTTATGATGACCGGAGCTTGGATTGAAGTGGATATTTCAACCGGTAAAGCAATCAAAATTGAACGAATTCGCGTTATTGATGAAGAAATTCATTTTGAGAGTAACTAG
- the miaA gene encoding tRNA (adenosine(37)-N6)-dimethylallyltransferase MiaA: MINKNKKVIFIYGPTASGKSDFAEKLAAQIPAEIINMDSAQIYTPLTIGTAKPDWKKSPIKQHLFDIKDHPEHLTVHAYRKLVQEKIDEIHKRKRIPILVGGSGFYLKALLFRLVSGTVSENKAQFNIDIPEQDMWERLKEIDPKRALSIHPNDYYRIKRALEIWFVTGKKPSEYKPIYDPIAPFVLVHVTREKKELYRRINKRAVQMVQSGWLDEAKQLLGTPWELFVQEKGIIGYTEMIGYLKHVYDLQHATEIIAQRTRNYAKRQETFWRMLKKIVTTAQKENSNTYGKIIELDLTYPDDDLYIKQLLDDVLTLDCGDYESN; this comes from the coding sequence ATGATCAATAAAAACAAAAAAGTAATCTTTATTTATGGTCCAACTGCTAGCGGAAAAAGTGATTTTGCAGAAAAATTAGCAGCTCAAATTCCTGCTGAAATAATCAATATGGACAGTGCGCAAATCTACACTCCTCTTACTATTGGCACGGCAAAACCTGATTGGAAAAAAAGCCCAATTAAACAACATTTATTTGATATTAAAGATCATCCTGAACATCTTACCGTCCACGCATATCGAAAATTAGTACAAGAAAAAATTGATGAAATTCATAAAAGAAAGCGTATTCCTATTTTAGTAGGTGGTTCCGGTTTTTATTTGAAAGCTCTTTTATTTCGTTTGGTATCAGGAACGGTTTCTGAAAATAAAGCACAATTTAATATTGATATTCCTGAGCAAGATATGTGGGAACGTTTAAAAGAAATTGATCCCAAAAGAGCTCTATCTATCCATCCAAATGATTATTATCGCATTAAGCGAGCATTGGAAATCTGGTTTGTTACAGGAAAAAAACCATCTGAGTATAAACCGATTTATGATCCGATCGCACCATTTGTTTTGGTGCATGTAACGCGTGAAAAAAAAGAGCTTTATAGGCGTATAAATAAACGTGCTGTGCAGATGGTTCAGTCCGGATGGCTTGATGAAGCAAAGCAGTTATTGGGGACTCCTTGGGAACTGTTTGTGCAAGAAAAAGGAATTATTGGATATACTGAAATGATTGGTTATTTAAAGCATGTATATGATTTACAGCACGCAACAGAAATTATTGCACAGCGGACGCGAAATTATGCAAAAAGGCAAGAAACTTTTTGGCGCATGCTCAAAAAAATAGTAACAACTGCACAAAAAGAAAATAGTAATACATATGGAAAAATAATCGAACTTGACTTGACTTACCCCGATGATGACTTATATATTAAACAACTATTAGATGATGTCTTAACTTTAGACTGTGGTGATTATGAATCAAATTGA
- the rny gene encoding ribonuclease Y: MVNVSFLILFGLAVGLAILGSFLLLYARKRFVEADRLFQSARNKRKNVQREIENEKKEALLKIKDEIYKKRNDFDFEMKRERIELDRLQAKLNNKYEALDKKESNIDELRRELQQKERSLSRSEDVLRANETKLKNLYNELITKLERVANMTRDEAKQTLVDTLQAEVHLSNEKWIQKVEEDARVRAKEKSVDILVTAMQRYTSDQVTPNSSSIVQLPSDEMKGRIIGKEGRNIKALEMATGMEFVIGETPEIISISGFNPIRREVAKRTLNRLISDGRINPTRIEETVEQVEKELEEIIEEYGKEVALEFNLQGLNQEIITLLGKLNFRTSFSQNVLQHCKEVGVFSRMIAEELGLDPQIALRSGLLHDIGKAVTAEVEGPHAMIGAEIAKRCGEDPRVVNAIAAHHQEVPFTSIYAPIVVIADTISASRPGARRETLTAYIKRLEKLEEIAQRFDGVKKAYALQAGREVRVIVQEDTLDDEQAGILARSLAEKIEEEMNFPGQIKVNVIREKRAIEYAR; the protein is encoded by the coding sequence ATGGTGAATGTATCATTTTTAATACTATTCGGTTTGGCAGTTGGTCTTGCTATACTGGGTAGTTTTTTATTGTTATATGCGCGAAAACGTTTTGTGGAAGCTGATAGATTATTTCAAAGTGCTCGTAATAAACGTAAGAATGTGCAACGTGAAATAGAAAATGAAAAAAAAGAAGCGCTTTTGAAAATTAAAGATGAAATTTATAAAAAGCGTAATGACTTTGACTTTGAGATGAAGCGTGAACGTATTGAACTTGATCGCCTGCAAGCAAAGCTTAACAATAAATATGAAGCATTAGATAAAAAAGAAAGCAATATTGATGAATTGCGCCGTGAGTTACAGCAAAAAGAGCGTAGCTTATCCCGTTCAGAAGATGTTCTACGTGCAAATGAAACTAAATTAAAAAATTTATATAATGAACTCATTACCAAATTGGAACGTGTTGCCAATATGACACGTGATGAAGCAAAGCAAACTTTGGTCGATACATTACAGGCTGAAGTTCATTTATCAAATGAAAAATGGATTCAAAAAGTTGAAGAAGATGCGCGAGTACGAGCAAAAGAAAAATCAGTAGATATTTTAGTAACCGCTATGCAACGTTATACTTCCGATCAGGTAACTCCTAACTCATCAAGTATTGTTCAGTTACCAAGTGATGAGATGAAAGGCCGTATTATTGGTAAAGAAGGCCGTAATATCAAGGCGCTGGAGATGGCAACCGGTATGGAATTTGTTATTGGAGAAACTCCTGAAATTATTAGTATTTCCGGGTTTAACCCGATTCGCCGTGAAGTTGCAAAACGAACATTAAATCGACTTATTTCTGACGGTAGAATTAATCCTACACGTATTGAAGAAACAGTTGAGCAGGTTGAAAAAGAGCTTGAAGAGATTATTGAAGAATATGGTAAAGAGGTTGCTTTAGAGTTTAACCTTCAAGGGTTAAACCAAGAAATTATTACCTTACTTGGTAAATTGAATTTTCGTACCAGCTTTTCACAAAATGTATTACAACATTGCAAAGAGGTGGGTGTTTTTTCTCGCATGATTGCAGAAGAACTTGGGTTAGATCCTCAGATTGCATTGCGTTCCGGTTTGTTGCATGATATCGGTAAAGCCGTAACTGCTGAAGTTGAAGGACCTCACGCTATGATTGGTGCTGAAATCGCAAAAAGATGTGGCGAAGACCCACGTGTTGTTAATGCAATTGCAGCTCATCATCAAGAAGTTCCATTTACTTCAATTTATGCTCCGATTGTTGTTATAGCAGACACTATATCAGCTTCACGTCCTGGTGCTCGTAGAGAAACATTAACAGCTTATATAAAACGCCTTGAGAAATTAGAAGAAATAGCACAAAGATTTGATGGTGTGAAAAAAGCTTATGCATTACAAGCCGGTCGTGAAGTTCGTGTCATTGTTCAAGAAGATACGTTAGATGATGAACAAGCAGGAATTTTGGCACGCAGTTTAGCTGAAAAGATAGAAGAGGAAATGAACTTTCCCGGTCAAATAAAAGTTAATGTTATTCGCGAAAAACGTGCAATTGAGTATGCAAGGTAA
- a CDS encoding cell division protein ZapA has protein sequence MNETKSYKIQVLNDQYVVKSDENQGHIDAAADLLNSLIQEIVKHNKHIDHKKAAILAGLRIASRTVHLQDELDELKCKEQEIIVALENRLCAEL, from the coding sequence ATGAATGAGACAAAAAGCTATAAAATTCAGGTATTAAATGATCAATATGTGGTAAAAAGTGATGAAAATCAAGGGCATATTGATGCAGCAGCCGATTTATTGAACAGTTTAATACAAGAAATTGTAAAGCATAACAAACATATTGATCATAAAAAGGCTGCTATTTTGGCCGGTTTACGCATTGCAAGTCGTACGGTTCACTTACAAGATGAACTTGATGAGCTTAAATGCAAAGAGCAAGAGATTATTGTGGCCTTAGAGAATCGATTGTGTGCAGAGCTGTAA
- a CDS encoding SPOR domain-containing protein, producing the protein MNQIEKNKRYEVESNDAKNRSYNDVLYLTNRQVSWLTASIVMLSFCVFIAGYFLGQRKALEQFNDIMEQEVATKSVIVDEAFPAHANVVNTSGPIAQNIVPVAKCYKAQLIGFGTSRAAHQFADRLQNKNMPVRVDERHSRTAQGKKIIWYQVTTEPFSDKQELLAFVEKIKKEERLKDIRIVSC; encoded by the coding sequence ATGAATCAAATTGAAAAAAATAAAAGATACGAAGTTGAATCCAATGATGCAAAAAATCGTTCTTATAATGATGTGCTGTATTTAACTAATAGGCAAGTGAGCTGGCTTACAGCATCAATTGTTATGCTTTCTTTTTGTGTTTTTATAGCGGGATATTTCTTAGGACAACGCAAAGCTTTAGAGCAATTTAATGATATTATGGAACAAGAAGTTGCTACAAAATCAGTTATCGTAGATGAAGCTTTTCCTGCGCATGCGAATGTAGTCAATACAAGTGGACCTATTGCTCAAAATATAGTTCCAGTTGCCAAATGTTATAAAGCTCAATTAATCGGTTTTGGTACTTCACGTGCAGCACATCAATTTGCTGATCGCTTACAAAATAAAAATATGCCGGTGCGTGTTGATGAAAGGCATAGTAGGACAGCTCAAGGAAAAAAAATTATTTGGTATCAAGTGACAACAGAACCGTTTAGTGATAAACAGGAGTTGTTGGCATTTGTAGAAAAAATAAAAAAAGAAGAACGGTTAAAAGATATACGTATAGTCTCTTGTTGA
- the infC gene encoding translation initiation factor IF-3, giving the protein MKDKKSSLPQINENIRAPRLQVITKDGENVGEISLSNALAIAEADNLDLVLLTEKGPEGVPIAKIMNFGKVLYERKKKQSEAKKHQKTIQIKEIKIRPKIGEHDYQTKINQAIQFLSSGKRVKISLFFRGRENVSRQERGREIFDKVDKTFEESGLKNLVKERESNMGQSWFCIYYVK; this is encoded by the coding sequence TTGAAAGATAAAAAGAGCTCTTTGCCACAGATTAATGAAAATATTCGTGCGCCCCGACTGCAGGTAATAACAAAAGATGGCGAAAATGTAGGTGAAATTTCATTATCAAATGCGTTGGCAATTGCAGAAGCAGATAATTTAGATTTGGTTTTGCTTACTGAAAAAGGCCCTGAGGGTGTTCCTATTGCAAAAATTATGAACTTTGGGAAAGTCCTTTATGAACGTAAGAAAAAACAATCAGAAGCAAAAAAACATCAAAAGACTATTCAGATCAAAGAAATTAAAATTAGACCAAAAATTGGTGAACATGATTATCAAACAAAAATTAATCAGGCAATCCAGTTTTTGAGCAGTGGAAAACGAGTAAAAATTTCATTGTTTTTCAGAGGGCGTGAGAATGTTTCTCGACAAGAACGTGGAAGAGAAATTTTTGATAAAGTTGATAAAACTTTTGAAGAAAGTGGATTAAAAAATTTAGTTAAAGAGCGTGAATCAAATATGGGGCAATCTTGGTTCTGTATTTATTATGTTAAGTAA
- the rplT gene encoding 50S ribosomal protein L20: MTRIKRGTVVKKRHKKLLKQTKGFWGQRKNIFKRAKETLMRAMAYAFKGRKLKKRDMRALFIARVSAATKSHGMSYSKFIFGCKKSQVDLNRKMLSQLAIFEPKAFGQLVQMVKE, encoded by the coding sequence ATGACAAGAATAAAACGAGGTACCGTTGTTAAAAAGCGTCACAAAAAACTTTTAAAACAAACAAAAGGTTTTTGGGGCCAAAGAAAAAATATTTTTAAGCGTGCAAAAGAAACCTTAATGCGTGCAATGGCTTATGCTTTTAAAGGTCGTAAACTAAAAAAACGTGATATGAGAGCCTTATTTATTGCTCGCGTAAGCGCTGCAACAAAATCACATGGCATGTCTTATAGCAAGTTTATTTTTGGATGTAAAAAATCACAAGTAGATCTTAATCGTAAAATGTTAAGTCAACTTGCGATTTTTGAACCGAAAGCATTTGGTCAATTGGTTCAAATGGTAAAAGAATAG
- a CDS encoding CarD family transcriptional regulator, whose amino-acid sequence MFSVNEKVVYPGHGVAIVSQAIEKSVAGHKVCFFELTFLSKDMTILVPVKSLTGIRRLSSVKKIDDVFNMLSQPTTKDIHELTASNWNKRNKDYQFRLRSGSLDEIGHVYRDLKFIATQKELSFGEKNLLHQTESLLAQEIAIVKQINEDKAIELLRSFFTMHKNNVIMHSKQTVATVI is encoded by the coding sequence ATGTTTTCTGTTAATGAAAAAGTTGTGTACCCTGGACATGGGGTAGCGATTGTAAGTCAAGCTATTGAAAAAAGTGTAGCAGGTCATAAAGTGTGTTTTTTTGAACTCACTTTTCTGAGTAAAGACATGACGATACTTGTTCCAGTAAAAAGTTTAACGGGGATTCGGAGACTATCATCTGTAAAAAAAATAGATGATGTTTTTAATATGCTTTCCCAACCTACAACAAAAGATATCCATGAGCTCACTGCGAGCAATTGGAATAAAAGAAATAAGGATTATCAGTTTAGATTGCGTTCTGGCAGTTTGGATGAAATTGGTCATGTATATCGTGACTTAAAGTTTATTGCAACACAAAAAGAACTTTCTTTTGGTGAAAAAAATCTTTTACATCAAACAGAGTCTTTATTGGCTCAAGAAATTGCTATTGTAAAGCAAATTAATGAAGATAAAGCAATTGAATTATTAAGATCCTTCTTTACTATGCACAAGAATAATGTCATAATGCACAGTAAGCAAACAGTTGCTACTGTAATCTAA
- the recA gene encoding recombinase RecA, which produces MKQKTTTSKKQAAVNHTNSDDKKKALEVTFSQIDKQYGNGAVMLMGDTPRVKIEGISTGSILIDKAIGVGGLPKGRIVEIYGPEASGKTTLALQVIASAQNSGGICAFIDAEHAMDPSYASNIGVDVDNLIVSQPDYGEQALDISEMLIRSGAVDVIVVDSVAALVPKAELEGDMGDSHMGLQARLMSQALRKLTPVVHKSNTVLIFINQLRQNIGGLPFAPKETTTGGKALKFYASLRIDVRRIASLKKNDIHIGNRLAVKMVKNKVAPPFKKVEVDLIFGEGISKELDLLDAALFFNIIVKSGAWFSYKESKIAQGRDQALQYLKEKENFDVVYSEVQEALKQQ; this is translated from the coding sequence ATGAAACAAAAAACAACTACATCAAAAAAACAGGCCGCAGTAAACCATACTAATAGTGATGATAAAAAAAAGGCTTTAGAAGTCACTTTTTCACAAATTGATAAGCAATATGGCAATGGAGCTGTAATGCTTATGGGTGACACGCCACGTGTTAAAATTGAAGGTATTTCAACCGGTTCGATTTTAATTGATAAAGCTATTGGTGTTGGTGGATTACCTAAAGGCCGTATCGTTGAAATTTATGGTCCGGAAGCTTCAGGTAAGACAACATTAGCACTGCAGGTTATTGCAAGCGCTCAAAATTCTGGAGGCATTTGTGCCTTTATTGATGCAGAGCATGCAATGGATCCTAGTTATGCATCAAATATTGGTGTTGATGTAGATAATTTAATTGTTTCTCAACCGGATTATGGCGAGCAGGCTCTTGATATTTCAGAAATGCTTATTCGCTCAGGAGCAGTTGACGTTATTGTTGTCGATTCTGTTGCGGCACTAGTGCCAAAAGCTGAACTTGAAGGTGATATGGGTGATTCTCATATGGGATTACAAGCACGTCTCATGTCTCAAGCTTTGCGTAAATTAACGCCGGTAGTACACAAATCAAATACCGTACTTATTTTTATTAATCAGTTGCGTCAAAACATCGGTGGTTTGCCGTTTGCGCCAAAAGAAACCACAACTGGTGGTAAAGCATTGAAGTTTTATGCATCATTACGTATTGATGTGCGTCGTATTGCAAGTTTGAAAAAAAATGACATTCATATTGGCAATAGACTTGCTGTTAAAATGGTAAAAAATAAAGTTGCTCCACCATTTAAAAAAGTGGAAGTTGACTTGATTTTCGGTGAAGGAATTAGTAAAGAATTGGATTTACTTGATGCAGCTTTGTTTTTTAATATCATTGTAAAATCCGGTGCATGGTTTTCTTATAAAGAGAGCAAGATTGCTCAAGGAAGAGATCAAGCATTACAGTATTTAAAAGAAAAAGAAAATTTTGATGTTGTTTATAGTGAAGTACAAGAAGCTCTTAAGCAACAGTAA